From Paenibacillus physcomitrellae, the proteins below share one genomic window:
- a CDS encoding IclR family transcriptional regulator — protein MQNKNKTVVRSMDLLNLFLSHHKLNINEMARLSGIPKTSVHRMIGSLEEMGLLSKDTEGKYSLGLLFLQFGNLVAERLDIRHTSLPVMEQLKDEIKEAVHLVLRDGRESIYIEKLDTDHPVRLFTKIGRKAPLYAGASSRVILAFMSEDEREAYLKEVSLKPIASGTVTDKQKLRKLLEDSRTKGYSFSRSELENYTVELSAPIFDHAGQIIAALSTAGLEVQFDQGRIEQLSVKVRQAADEISQKLGFTGSVLQGSAG, from the coding sequence GTGCAGAACAAAAATAAAACAGTAGTCAGATCGATGGATCTGCTGAATCTTTTTCTAAGTCATCACAAATTGAACATCAATGAAATGGCCAGGCTGTCAGGGATTCCTAAAACGTCGGTGCACCGCATGATCGGCTCTCTGGAAGAAATGGGGCTGCTGAGCAAGGATACAGAGGGAAAATATTCGCTGGGCCTCTTGTTCCTGCAGTTCGGGAACCTTGTCGCTGAACGGCTGGACATCCGGCACACCTCACTACCGGTGATGGAGCAGCTTAAGGATGAAATCAAGGAGGCGGTTCATCTCGTGCTCCGGGACGGCAGGGAATCGATTTATATTGAAAAGCTGGATACGGATCATCCCGTTCGCTTGTTCACCAAGATCGGCAGGAAAGCTCCACTCTACGCCGGTGCATCTTCCCGGGTGATTCTGGCTTTCATGTCCGAAGACGAGAGAGAGGCCTATTTGAAAGAAGTGAGTTTGAAACCCATTGCCTCCGGCACGGTCACGGACAAGCAGAAGCTGCGGAAGCTGTTGGAGGATTCCAGAACCAAAGGTTACAGCTTCAGCCGCTCGGAGCTCGAGAACTATACGGTTGAATTGAGCGCGCCAATCTTTGATCATGCCGGACAAATAATAGCCGCTTTAAGCACCGCCGGCCTGGAGGTCCAATTTGATCAAGGGCGGATTGAGCAGCTGTCTGTCAAGGTGCGTCAAGCCGCTGATGAAATTTCACAAAAGCTGGGGTTCACCGGATCGGTCCTGCAAGGATCGGCAGGATAA
- a CDS encoding response regulator — protein sequence MYKVLIVDDELIVRHAVQTLIRWETGRFVYAGSCTSGQAALTTVLQAGPAGIDIIITDIKMPDMDGLQLIKQLKHIPFDGEVLVLSNYNDFELVREALKQGAYDYMLKLTLEKDNFMKVLHEMADKLDHKERSLEGYVEQARQTGRNGQYGQPGHGRNSGLTGQRSAAEQVSQQGQLPGMLNPAATTASAADSASAADSASVPASASSASVPASAHASVPASALAASDFSESVHSLFPDWLQKLAQAAGEPEHKALPSPAEGGPAPSPPGCSPGEQVLLFLAVPAPSTSHSRKEISRLGSAWSSLLGDLCPGTACKAAIELDGSEWLLAVTSRPEQDHEAVVPEHLANRIASLTHMYYNLQTGIIYTEGAGTIQELVRQLRQCRSLKSLLLAETRSYPVVWPASSPLSLSPLPQMEATREQDVESAINLKRPIGQGPLPALSAPSDPSDPSVPSAPAAPSTLAARSSSLRPEIVQVLGYLHQHYAERIVLPEVASYVNLSEAYLCQLFKTETGQSILTYLNEFRMAKAYELLATGRYLVKEAAAEVGIHDPYYFNRLFKRKFGISPKKIKPQTS from the coding sequence ATGTATAAAGTACTGATTGTTGATGATGAACTCATTGTGCGGCATGCCGTCCAGACGCTGATCCGCTGGGAGACGGGCCGCTTCGTCTATGCGGGCTCCTGTACCAGCGGGCAGGCCGCGCTGACCACGGTTCTGCAGGCTGGCCCAGCCGGCATCGATATCATCATAACCGACATCAAAATGCCCGACATGGACGGACTTCAGCTGATCAAGCAGCTGAAGCATATCCCGTTTGACGGGGAGGTTCTCGTCCTCAGTAATTACAACGACTTTGAGCTTGTGCGGGAAGCGCTGAAGCAAGGGGCCTATGATTATATGCTCAAGCTTACTCTGGAGAAGGATAATTTTATGAAGGTGCTGCATGAAATGGCCGATAAGCTTGACCACAAAGAGCGCAGTCTGGAGGGATATGTTGAACAAGCCAGACAGACCGGACGAAATGGACAATACGGACAGCCTGGCCATGGAAGGAATTCAGGCCTGACAGGCCAGCGAAGTGCTGCGGAACAGGTAAGCCAACAAGGGCAGTTGCCGGGAATGCTAAATCCAGCTGCGACTACGGCTTCTGCTGCGGATTCGGCCTCTGCTGCGGATTCGGCCTCTGTTCCCGCTTCTGCTTCTTCTGCATCTGTCCCTGCTTCTGCTCATGCATCTGTTCCGGCTTCTGCACTCGCTGCCTCTGATTTCTCGGAGTCCGTCCATTCCCTATTCCCGGATTGGCTGCAGAAGCTGGCTCAGGCTGCAGGAGAGCCGGAGCATAAAGCTTTGCCCTCTCCAGCAGAGGGAGGTCCAGCCCCTTCTCCACCAGGCTGCTCGCCGGGTGAACAAGTGCTGCTCTTCCTTGCCGTTCCGGCCCCTTCCACTTCTCACTCCCGGAAGGAAATCAGCCGACTTGGATCGGCTTGGAGCAGCTTGCTCGGAGATCTCTGTCCCGGCACCGCCTGTAAGGCAGCCATTGAGCTGGACGGCAGCGAGTGGCTGCTCGCCGTAACCAGCAGGCCAGAGCAGGATCATGAGGCTGTTGTGCCCGAGCATTTGGCCAACCGGATTGCCAGTCTCACGCATATGTATTACAACCTGCAGACCGGAATTATTTATACCGAGGGAGCCGGCACGATTCAGGAGCTTGTCCGGCAGCTCCGGCAATGCAGAAGTCTGAAATCCTTGCTGCTCGCCGAGACCCGCAGTTACCCAGTCGTTTGGCCTGCTTCAAGCCCGCTGTCCCTTTCTCCTTTGCCTCAAATGGAGGCCACTAGAGAACAGGACGTTGAAAGCGCAATCAATCTAAAAAGACCAATTGGACAGGGGCCGCTGCCTGCTCTTTCGGCTCCTTCTGATCCTTCTGATCCTTCTGTTCCTTCTGCTCCTGCGGCTCCTTCTACTCTTGCTGCCCGGTCTTCTTCCTTACGGCCCGAAATTGTTCAGGTGCTGGGCTATTTGCATCAGCATTACGCCGAGCGGATTGTGCTGCCGGAGGTTGCCTCTTACGTCAACCTGTCTGAAGCGTATCTGTGCCAGCTGTTCAAGACGGAAACCGGTCAAAGCATTTTGACCTACCTGAACGAATTCCGGATGGCCAAAGCGTATGAGCTGCTCGCCACGGGCCGTTATCTGGTCAAAGAGGCCGCCGCTGAGGTCGGCATCCATGATCCGTATTACTTCAACCGGTTGTTTAAACGGAAGTTCGGCATCTCTCCGAAAAAAATCAAACCGCAAACCTCCTGA
- a CDS encoding carbohydrate ABC transporter substrate-binding protein — translation MSLKTRFKTFGVVASAILVLAGCGSNGGSSASNASGNAGASSASSNSSGFADPELNIAVFQGGYGREYWDTIADDFMKAYPGTKINITASPKIADLVRPKIVAGNPPDLMYIAGSDNTPILDGLIKDHALEDLTDVFDGQDESGSGTLKDKILPGVLESRAMSPYGDGKVYLAPFNFGVMGLWYNKNLFDSKGISVPKTWDELFALNDTAKENGRSLFTYQGLYPGYLEEMIVPSIYNVGGQDALNQFFDYDPAFWTSDSFKQVWGIIEKIATTDNGLMKGTVALNHTQAQTAFMQGKAMFIPNGTWFEDEMKDAPREDGFQFGFLGVPAFKDGDPVTALTSVEQVVIPAKAKNIELAKAFLRYLYTDESVKLNAEKSKAVLAVKGAPDLAKPYISETTYNVYKAVDSGMVAVNGSFMSVAKGSKYNPSDEVYKPISSIMNKQMSLDDYSSKLTKLYNDLNKELEQNGN, via the coding sequence ATGAGCTTAAAGACACGATTCAAAACCTTTGGTGTTGTAGCCTCGGCAATTCTAGTGCTGGCCGGCTGCGGCAGCAACGGGGGCAGCAGCGCGAGCAACGCAAGCGGCAATGCGGGCGCGAGCTCTGCATCATCCAATTCGAGCGGTTTTGCCGATCCCGAGCTGAACATCGCCGTCTTCCAGGGCGGTTACGGCCGCGAATATTGGGATACGATCGCAGATGACTTTATGAAAGCTTACCCCGGCACCAAAATCAACATTACAGCAAGTCCGAAAATTGCCGACTTAGTCCGGCCTAAGATCGTTGCCGGCAATCCGCCCGACCTCATGTATATCGCGGGCAGCGATAATACGCCGATTCTGGACGGTCTGATCAAGGACCATGCCCTTGAGGATTTGACAGACGTCTTTGACGGCCAGGACGAAAGTGGTTCCGGCACGCTGAAGGATAAAATTTTACCGGGCGTTCTGGAATCCCGGGCCATGTCCCCTTACGGGGACGGCAAAGTGTATCTGGCTCCTTTCAACTTTGGCGTTATGGGCCTCTGGTACAACAAAAACCTGTTTGACAGCAAAGGCATTTCCGTTCCAAAAACATGGGATGAACTGTTCGCTCTAAACGACACCGCCAAAGAAAACGGCCGGTCGCTGTTCACCTACCAGGGGCTCTACCCGGGTTATCTGGAGGAAATGATCGTGCCTTCCATCTACAACGTCGGCGGCCAGGACGCTTTGAACCAGTTCTTTGATTACGACCCGGCTTTCTGGACCAGCGACAGCTTCAAGCAGGTTTGGGGCATTATCGAAAAAATCGCCACCACGGACAATGGCCTCATGAAAGGCACCGTCGCCCTGAACCATACCCAGGCGCAAACCGCCTTTATGCAGGGTAAAGCAATGTTCATTCCGAACGGCACCTGGTTTGAGGATGAAATGAAGGACGCCCCTCGCGAGGACGGCTTCCAGTTCGGTTTCCTCGGCGTACCGGCCTTTAAAGACGGCGATCCCGTAACCGCTCTGACCAGCGTTGAGCAGGTCGTCATCCCGGCCAAAGCCAAAAACATCGAGCTGGCCAAAGCCTTCCTGCGTTACCTCTACACCGACGAAAGCGTGAAGCTGAACGCTGAAAAATCAAAGGCCGTGCTGGCCGTCAAAGGCGCACCCGACCTGGCCAAACCTTACATCTCCGAAACGACTTACAACGTCTATAAAGCCGTGGACAGCGGCATGGTCGCCGTTAACGGCAGCTTCATGTCCGTTGCCAAAGGCAGCAAATACAACCCGAGCGACGAGGTCTATAAACCGATCTCTTCCATCATGAACAAACAGATGAGCCTCGACGATTACAGCAGCAAGCTCACCAAGCTGTACAACGATCTAAACAAGGAGCTTGAGCAGAACGGGAATTAA
- a CDS encoding biotin-dependent carboxyltransferase family protein, which yields MSLMIGKPGLLTTVQDLGRFGFQKYGVIASGAMDGFALRTANLLVGNPQGAAGLEITMLGPEIWFEHTALISVCGGDLTPQLNGQPFPLWRTVLVPKGSVVTFGRMQLGCRAYLAVAGGIDVPLEINSRSTYLRAGIGGYQGRALRSGDVIPVGKSTPLGSQLLGVLVRNEEREAGAVSRWSAASSLRPAYTVSPEVRVIAGEQYKDFTADSRQCFESEVFAVLPESDRMGYRFTGSPLKLEKPAEMISTAVTFGTVQVPPGGNPIVLMADRQTTGGYPVIAQVASVDLPLLAQVNLGGKVRFRLISLEEAQHLHLQREEALQTLEIGLGSLR from the coding sequence ATGAGCCTGATGATTGGCAAACCGGGTCTGCTGACCACGGTGCAGGATCTGGGCCGGTTCGGCTTTCAGAAATATGGGGTGATCGCGAGCGGGGCTATGGATGGCTTTGCCCTGCGGACGGCAAACCTGCTGGTCGGCAACCCTCAGGGAGCGGCCGGCCTGGAAATTACTATGCTGGGACCGGAAATCTGGTTTGAGCATACGGCGCTGATTTCGGTCTGCGGAGGCGACTTGACCCCGCAATTAAACGGGCAGCCCTTTCCGCTATGGAGAACGGTGCTGGTGCCCAAGGGCAGCGTGGTTACCTTTGGCCGAATGCAGCTGGGCTGCCGCGCTTACCTTGCGGTCGCAGGAGGGATTGACGTACCGCTTGAGATAAACAGCCGCTCGACTTATTTGCGGGCTGGAATCGGCGGCTATCAAGGCCGCGCGCTGCGGTCCGGAGATGTCATTCCGGTCGGTAAATCGACTCCGCTCGGCTCGCAGCTGCTTGGGGTACTGGTCCGGAATGAGGAACGGGAAGCCGGTGCGGTCAGCCGCTGGTCGGCGGCTTCAAGTCTTAGACCGGCTTATACCGTGAGCCCGGAAGTAAGGGTCATTGCCGGTGAACAATATAAAGATTTTACGGCGGACAGCCGTCAGTGCTTTGAAAGTGAAGTTTTTGCCGTATTGCCGGAATCGGACCGTATGGGTTACCGCTTTACCGGGAGTCCGTTAAAGCTTGAGAAACCGGCTGAAATGATTTCGACAGCCGTCACCTTCGGAACGGTTCAGGTTCCGCCAGGCGGCAATCCCATCGTGCTGATGGCGGACAGGCAAACGACGGGCGGTTATCCGGTTATTGCACAGGTAGCGTCCGTGGACCTGCCGCTGCTCGCCCAGGTTAACTTGGGAGGCAAGGTCCGGTTCCGCCTGATTTCACTGGAGGAGGCGCAGCATCTCCATTTGCAGCGTGAAGAGGCGCTGCAGACGCTCGAAATCGGGCTTGGCAGCCTGCGTTAG
- the pxpB gene encoding 5-oxoprolinase subunit PxpB, with protein sequence MVNHNPNGAGTWSGPQIHLLGDSGLVIKFGESIELETHKRIRQLSEYLEHHPFTGMTEYVPAFTTVTIYYDPWKVAAEPASADGEVRRPPFEIVKAAVLNLLLELKDTETAPPDTVRIPVCYGGDLGPDLQEVAATNGLTEEEVISFHCSGEYLVYMLGFAPGFAYLGGMSSRIATPRRQTPRLAIPAGTVGIAGEQTGVYPIETPGGWQLIGKTPIRLFVPERTPPTVLKAGDLVRFYPISRKEFDEWEESSL encoded by the coding sequence ATGGTGAATCACAATCCAAACGGAGCCGGAACATGGAGCGGACCCCAGATCCACCTGCTTGGAGATTCGGGGCTGGTGATCAAATTTGGCGAATCCATTGAACTGGAGACGCACAAACGTATCAGGCAGCTGTCCGAATATTTGGAGCATCATCCCTTTACAGGAATGACCGAATATGTCCCAGCTTTTACGACCGTAACGATTTATTATGATCCATGGAAGGTTGCAGCTGAGCCTGCTTCCGCAGACGGGGAAGTCCGGCGGCCTCCGTTTGAGATCGTCAAAGCTGCTGTCCTGAACCTGCTGTTGGAGCTTAAGGATACGGAGACAGCGCCTCCGGATACGGTGCGCATTCCGGTCTGCTACGGCGGGGATCTGGGTCCGGATTTGCAGGAAGTGGCCGCCACCAACGGATTGACAGAGGAAGAGGTCATAAGTTTTCACTGCTCGGGCGAATATTTGGTTTATATGCTGGGCTTTGCACCGGGGTTTGCCTATTTGGGCGGCATGTCCAGCCGCATTGCCACTCCCCGCAGGCAAACGCCCCGGCTGGCGATTCCCGCGGGAACTGTAGGCATCGCCGGTGAACAGACGGGGGTTTACCCGATTGAAACACCGGGCGGCTGGCAGTTGATAGGGAAAACGCCGATCAGGCTGTTTGTGCCTGAACGAACACCGCCAACGGTGCTTAAGGCTGGGGACCTCGTCCGGTTCTATCCGATCTCCCGTAAGGAATTTGACGAATGGGAGGAATCGAGCTTATGA
- a CDS encoding MFS transporter, whose product MEQNVIRVTSRKDIVDFVNSHPVSKSGFKIILLALAGVFVDAYDFTSIGIGTAQLQEQFGLSPVELGSLTAIMAVGSLLGAIFGGYYTDKFGRNKMFLIDLFLMVFAAFGAALSPNFGWLVFFRLLMGIGVGLDIPVALSFIAEFSNLKKKGSNVTLWCPLWFTAASITGLIALPFYLLDQHEYIWRWSVGIGGIFALIVLFLRYFFMNESPLWAAHHLSIEESAKVLRRTYNVEVVVEKGAEHGSEGQAPTPKPSYKAIFQGKYKLRTVLASIITFTQSMEYFAVGFYIPTISSLLFGKGVIYAIVGTIVFNLFGAIGGFLGASINTRWGVRKLSIVGYILAGLGLLLMGGFGNVYAGISAVLLAAFIFGHAFGPGSQGMTMATLSYPTELRGLGTGFGQGITRAGSVLGFFLFPVVLAAAGLYNTLLMLAVVPILGLIATLWIKWEPIGLDVENGEDVVA is encoded by the coding sequence ATGGAGCAAAATGTGATTCGTGTTACTAGCAGAAAGGATATCGTGGATTTCGTGAATTCACATCCGGTTAGTAAATCCGGCTTCAAAATTATTTTGCTGGCGCTCGCCGGCGTTTTCGTGGATGCCTACGATTTCACAAGCATCGGGATCGGTACGGCCCAGCTTCAGGAGCAGTTTGGTTTGTCTCCTGTGGAATTGGGCAGCTTGACGGCGATTATGGCGGTAGGTTCATTGCTGGGTGCTATTTTTGGAGGGTACTATACGGACAAATTCGGGCGGAACAAGATGTTTCTGATCGACTTGTTTCTGATGGTATTCGCAGCGTTTGGTGCAGCTCTTTCTCCGAATTTCGGCTGGCTCGTGTTTTTCCGTCTGCTGATGGGAATCGGTGTAGGGCTGGATATTCCGGTTGCCTTAAGCTTTATAGCCGAATTCAGCAATCTGAAGAAGAAAGGAAGCAATGTTACTTTATGGTGCCCGCTCTGGTTTACGGCCGCATCCATTACAGGTTTGATTGCCCTGCCTTTTTATTTGCTGGATCAGCATGAATACATTTGGAGATGGTCTGTCGGCATCGGCGGAATTTTTGCACTGATCGTCCTGTTCCTGCGGTATTTCTTTATGAATGAAAGCCCGCTTTGGGCGGCCCACCATTTATCGATTGAGGAGAGCGCCAAGGTGCTGCGCAGAACCTACAACGTCGAAGTGGTGGTAGAGAAGGGCGCAGAACACGGCAGCGAAGGGCAGGCTCCAACGCCCAAACCGTCATACAAAGCTATCTTTCAAGGCAAATACAAGCTCAGAACGGTGCTGGCTTCCATCATTACCTTTACGCAGAGTATGGAATATTTCGCGGTAGGCTTTTATATCCCGACCATTTCCAGTCTTTTGTTTGGTAAAGGCGTGATTTACGCGATCGTCGGTACGATTGTGTTTAACTTGTTCGGGGCAATCGGCGGATTTTTGGGCGCTTCGATCAATACCCGCTGGGGAGTCCGCAAGCTCTCCATCGTCGGGTATATCCTTGCCGGGCTGGGACTTCTGCTGATGGGCGGGTTCGGTAATGTGTACGCCGGGATTTCAGCGGTGCTGCTGGCGGCGTTTATTTTCGGCCATGCATTTGGACCGGGCTCCCAGGGGATGACGATGGCGACGTTGTCCTATCCGACAGAACTGCGCGGACTTGGAACCGGCTTCGGACAGGGCATTACCCGGGCAGGCAGCGTCCTCGGCTTTTTCCTCTTTCCGGTGGTGCTGGCCGCCGCCGGCTTGTACAATACCCTGCTTATGCTGGCGGTCGTTCCGATTCTGGGTCTGATTGCAACGCTTTGGATCAAATGGGAGCCGATCGGATTAGACGTGGAAAACGGGGAAGACGTTGTGGCTTGA
- the htpG gene encoding molecular chaperone HtpG: MAKMQFKAESKRLLDMMIHSIYTQKEIFLRELISNSSDAIDKIYYKALTDENLSFNKEDYYIKITADKDSRTLKLSDTGIGMTQEELENNLGVIAKSGSLAFKNENEAKDGFNIIGQFGVGFYSAFMVADQVTVISRALGSDEAFKWESEGADGYTIEPAFKETVGTDIILKIKENTEDEQYDEFLEEYRLRSIIKKYSDFIRYPIKMDVTRQRAVEGKENEYEDYTEEQTLNSMVPIWRRNKNELTDEDYQNFYFEKRYGFDKPLKHVHISADGAVVYNAILFIPENTPFDYYTKEYEKGLELYSNGVLIMEKCGDLLPDYFSFVKGMVDSEDLSLNISRELLQHDRQLKLIAKNIKNRIKSTLLSLQKDERDSYEKFYKAFGRQLKFGAYSDFGANKDDLQDLLMFHSSKENKLVSLAEYVSRMPEDQKYIYYATGDSVERIEKLPQTELVADKGYEMLYFTDDIDEFAIKTIAKYKDKEFRNVSSGDLGIESDEAAKAAEAEQNENKDLFEAMASILGDKVKAVKASKRLKSHPVCLSSEGELTIEMEKVLRSMPNGEDVKADKVLEINVNHPVFSSLKASLESDKEKLSLYTNLLYNQALLIEGLPIQDPVEFTNDICKVMV; this comes from the coding sequence ATGGCAAAGATGCAATTTAAGGCCGAGTCCAAACGTTTGCTGGACATGATGATCCACTCCATCTACACGCAAAAGGAAATTTTTCTGCGCGAATTGATCTCGAACAGCAGCGACGCGATCGACAAGATCTATTACAAAGCTTTAACCGACGAGAATCTGTCCTTCAACAAAGAAGATTATTATATTAAAATCACCGCCGATAAAGACAGCAGAACGCTTAAGCTGTCCGATACCGGGATCGGCATGACTCAGGAAGAGCTGGAGAATAACCTGGGCGTTATCGCCAAAAGCGGCTCCCTGGCCTTCAAGAACGAAAATGAAGCGAAAGACGGCTTCAACATTATCGGCCAGTTTGGCGTTGGTTTCTATTCCGCCTTTATGGTCGCAGATCAAGTTACGGTCATCTCCAGAGCGCTTGGCAGCGACGAAGCGTTCAAATGGGAGTCCGAAGGCGCGGACGGCTACACGATTGAGCCGGCTTTCAAGGAAACCGTCGGCACGGACATTATCCTCAAGATTAAAGAGAACACGGAAGACGAGCAGTACGACGAATTCCTGGAGGAATACCGACTAAGATCAATTATCAAGAAATATTCCGACTTCATCCGCTATCCGATCAAGATGGACGTTACCCGTCAAAGAGCGGTAGAAGGCAAAGAGAATGAATATGAGGACTACACCGAAGAGCAGACGCTCAACAGCATGGTGCCGATCTGGCGCCGCAATAAGAACGAGCTGACCGATGAGGATTACCAAAACTTCTATTTCGAGAAAAGATACGGCTTCGACAAACCGCTGAAGCACGTCCACATCAGCGCGGACGGCGCGGTTGTTTATAACGCGATCCTGTTCATTCCGGAGAACACACCTTTCGACTACTATACCAAAGAGTATGAGAAAGGCCTTGAGCTCTATTCCAACGGCGTGCTGATTATGGAAAAATGCGGCGACCTGCTGCCGGACTATTTCAGCTTCGTCAAAGGGATGGTCGATTCTGAAGACCTGTCGCTCAACATCTCCCGCGAGCTGCTGCAGCATGACCGCCAGCTGAAGCTGATAGCCAAGAATATCAAGAATAGAATCAAAAGCACGCTGCTCAGCCTGCAGAAGGACGAACGCGACAGCTATGAAAAGTTCTACAAAGCATTTGGCAGACAACTTAAGTTCGGTGCTTACAGCGATTTTGGCGCGAACAAAGACGATCTGCAGGACCTGCTGATGTTCCACTCTTCCAAGGAGAATAAGCTGGTCTCCCTCGCCGAATACGTCTCCCGCATGCCGGAGGATCAGAAATATATCTATTACGCAACCGGCGATTCGGTAGAGCGGATCGAGAAGCTGCCGCAAACCGAGCTGGTGGCTGATAAAGGCTATGAAATGCTGTATTTCACCGACGATATCGACGAGTTCGCCATCAAAACGATTGCCAAATACAAAGACAAAGAATTTAGAAATGTCTCCAGCGGCGATCTGGGCATCGAATCCGACGAAGCGGCGAAAGCGGCTGAAGCGGAGCAGAACGAGAACAAAGACCTGTTCGAAGCGATGGCCAGTATCCTCGGCGACAAGGTTAAAGCCGTTAAGGCTTCCAAACGTCTGAAAAGCCATCCAGTCTGCTTGTCCTCCGAAGGAGAGCTGACGATCGAGATGGAGAAGGTGCTCCGCTCCATGCCGAACGGCGAAGACGTCAAAGCCGACAAGGTGCTGGAAATCAACGTGAATCATCCGGTATTCAGCTCCCTGAAAGCCTCCCTGGAGAGCGACAAAGAGAAGCTGAGCCTGTACACGAATCTGTTGTACAACCAGGCGCTGCTGATCGAAGGCCTGCCGATCCAGGATCCGGTGGAATTCACCAACGATATTTGCAAAGTGATGGTCTAA
- a CDS encoding sensor histidine kinase, with protein sequence MDSGFRSPLYKKTSFLLRRLSIKNRLLTAFLITSLLPVAIVAFYSNQIYEASITDKISAYSSQTLTELTRNISRELGQYETLSENIIINDSIQYGLTSYAALSDIDKNTLQTRIRNELGPQFFSFSNLSNIVIMTNDGATFFDLGYQWYPDNQLSSMVQQTEGAPRNAYWSYLRSNRGSTVIALSRKIYSAENLNLQIGYLVITMDEKVFARNMFQSVDLGQDSSVYITDRSGATISSSTSSLPQGSLNQADLTARIEKQHESGRLQSFQTKIRSKQYLVSSTYIDAADWYLVGLIPHSYIVSELGDLRGNIALLCLLTLILSSAIGLWIYDSINSPLRSLLRYAKRIHKGRFDPIPKPVAPPDEMQQLTITIHDMVTELKLLIRQVQLEQQAKREAELKMLQAQINPHFLFNTLNSLKWSAMLSGNESLTQGIGSLSELLRNTILDREELIPLSKEMANLRHYSNIQRIRYGDSFELECQPVEPDEDVIVPKFILQPIVENSILHGAAHNKRILISISFAFHRSDLILTLSDDGKGFDPAELEHKDHTGSRLSGIGIPNVHERIQLHYGAAFGLRTESAPGQGTTTVLTLPLHFVQEEDKAYV encoded by the coding sequence TTGGATTCCGGATTCCGCTCTCCCTTGTACAAGAAGACTTCTTTCCTGCTGCGCCGCCTGTCTATCAAGAATCGGCTGCTTACGGCATTCCTTATTACTTCCCTGCTGCCGGTCGCGATTGTGGCCTTTTACTCCAACCAAATCTATGAAGCCTCTATCACGGATAAAATCAGCGCCTACTCCAGCCAGACGCTCACGGAGCTTACCCGCAACATTTCCCGTGAGCTGGGGCAATACGAAACCCTCAGTGAAAATATCATTATCAACGATTCCATTCAATATGGTCTTACCAGTTACGCCGCTTTAAGCGATATCGATAAAAATACGCTGCAGACCCGAATCCGCAACGAGCTCGGACCGCAGTTCTTCAGCTTCAGCAACTTGTCCAACATCGTGATTATGACGAATGACGGGGCGACCTTTTTCGATCTCGGCTATCAATGGTACCCGGATAACCAGCTCAGCAGCATGGTCCAGCAGACGGAAGGCGCTCCCCGCAACGCTTATTGGTCGTATCTCCGTTCCAACCGCGGTTCAACCGTGATAGCGCTAAGCCGAAAAATTTATTCCGCCGAAAACCTCAATCTGCAGATCGGTTATCTTGTCATCACCATGGATGAAAAAGTGTTCGCCCGCAACATGTTCCAATCCGTCGATTTAGGCCAGGACAGCAGCGTGTATATCACCGACCGGAGCGGAGCTACCATCTCTTCCAGCACTTCTTCGCTCCCTCAAGGCAGTCTGAACCAGGCCGACTTGACGGCGCGGATCGAGAAGCAGCATGAAAGCGGCCGTCTGCAGTCCTTCCAGACCAAAATCAGGTCCAAGCAGTATCTGGTCAGCAGCACCTATATCGATGCGGCAGACTGGTATCTGGTCGGACTCATTCCCCACTCTTATATTGTTTCCGAGCTAGGTGATCTCCGGGGGAATATTGCGCTGCTCTGCCTGCTCACCTTAATCCTTTCCAGTGCAATCGGGCTGTGGATTTATGACAGCATCAATTCGCCGCTGCGTTCCCTGCTGCGATACGCCAAACGGATTCATAAGGGCCGGTTCGATCCGATTCCGAAGCCGGTCGCCCCGCCGGATGAAATGCAGCAGCTGACGATTACGATTCACGACATGGTAACGGAGCTGAAGCTGCTAATCCGGCAGGTTCAGCTGGAACAGCAGGCCAAACGGGAAGCGGAGCTTAAAATGCTTCAGGCCCAGATCAACCCTCATTTCCTCTTTAACACGCTGAATTCATTAAAATGGAGCGCCATGCTCAGCGGCAACGAGTCGCTGACCCAAGGGATCGGCTCGTTGTCGGAGCTGCTGCGGAATACGATCCTGGACAGGGAGGAACTGATTCCCTTAAGCAAAGAAATGGCGAATCTGCGCCATTATTCCAACATCCAGCGCATCCGGTACGGGGATTCATTTGAGCTTGAATGTCAGCCGGTAGAGCCGGACGAGGATGTCATCGTTCCGAAATTTATTTTGCAGCCCATTGTCGAGAACTCCATTCTTCACGGCGCCGCCCATAATAAACGGATTCTTATCTCCATAAGCTTCGCCTTTCACCGCAGCGATCTGATTCTGACGCTGAGCGACGACGGCAAAGGATTTGATCCGGCTGAACTTGAGCATAAAGACCATACCGGCAGCCGCTTGTCCGGCATCGGCATTCCGAACGTACACGAAAGAATTCAGCTGCATTATGGCGCCGCCTTCGGGCTTCGGACAGAAAGCGCGCCCGGGCAGGGCACAACAACCGTGTTGACTTTACCGTTACATTTCGTTCAAGAGGAGGACAAAGCGTATGTATAA